Proteins from a genomic interval of Daphnia pulex isolate KAP4 chromosome 4, ASM2113471v1:
- the LOC124192288 gene encoding class E basic helix-loop-helix protein 22-like, translating to MLQQGTRRIMDAADFGGFQPSVMTLCLPSQYHHHNHHHHLSTSHGGSSSAADSFRPYGSGGNGNPSSSSSSVAAAAAAAAVAAAADLSLFSPMSDSLKGPGQQQHGNHYGGGPLSAGGSQPSHKLMSIIKSQAGLNSEVERIQSSTSSASLGSNKLRQSTAVAPSSSSATASSSPTNRTVCSTPSTAAAAASISHHFNLGGKEVSPGGGGMHPSLSPWFIQQQQQQQQQQKPIGSNKKRRQLSESASGSDDEHFHPDDGGMEHHNSLSEGETSGGGSGRMGPSHHHQTVMGLGGMTGAGMSSVAGGGLTTSNPASGSSRKNRQGKAVRLSINARERRRMHDLNDALDELRSVIPYAHSPSVRKLSKIATLLLAKNYIMMQANALDELRRVVTYMNQTTGLSIPASVTAMMTNPPGSNLQPSGPNGSPMPVGGSTAVPGQSSPTSAESGCLAGMLAESQSSNASASSNSSSFAISGLLNKSSAPVGAPPAAGKATNNNGQ from the exons ATGTTGCAGCAAGGAACACGTCGGATCATGGACGCGGCGGATTTTGGAGGTTTCCAGCCATCTGTCATGACTTTGTGCCTGCCCAGTCAGTACCACCACCACAATCATCACCATCATCTGAGTACAAGCCATGGCGGCAGCTCGTCAGCTGCGGATTCATTCCGGCCGTACGGCAGCGGTGGCAACGGCAATCCGTCGTCATCGTCTTCATcggtggcggcagcggcggcggcggctgccgTTGCGGCTGCAGCCGATCTGAGTCTCTTCTCGCCGATGAGCGACAGTCTGAAAGGGccagggcagcagcagcacggcaACCACTACGGTGGCGGGCCTTTGAGTGCAGGTGGCAGTCAACCGTCGCACAAGCTGATGTCAATCATCAAGAGTCAAGCCGGATTGAATAGCGAAGTGGAAAGAATTCAATCCTCAACTTCTTCGGCCAGTCTAGGCTCGAACAAGTTGAGACAGTCGACAGCAGTTGCCCCTTCGTCGTCTTCCGCAACCGCCTCCTCTTCTCCGACCAACCGGACGGTTTGTTCGACTCcatcaactgctgctgctgctgcctccatCTCGCATCACTTCAATCTCGGCGGCAAAGAAGTCAGCCCAGGGGGAGGAGGAATGCACCCTTCCCTATCACCGTGGTTcatccagcaacagcaacaacaacaacaacaacagaaaccgATCGGCAGCAACAAGAAGAGGCGCCAGTTGTCCGAATCCGCTTCAG GTAGCGATGACGAGCACTTCCATCCGGATGACGGCGGAATGGAGCATCACAACAGTCTGTCCGAAGGGGAGACATCCGGTGGTGGAAGCGGAAGGATGGGTCCGTCGCATCACCACCAAACGGTCATGGGTTTGGGCGGAATGACAGGAGCCGGAATGTCGTCAGTGGCTGGTGGCGGATTGACGACTAGCAATCCGGCCAGCGGATCATCCCGCAAAAACCGACAGGGCAAAGCCGTCCGGCTGAGCATCAACGCTCGTGAGCGGAGACGAATGCACGATCTGAACGACGCCCTGGACGAATTGCGCAGCGTCATCCCTTACGCCCATTCGCCGTCCGTCCGCAAATTATCCAAAATCGCCACTTTGTTGTTGGCCAAAAATTACATCATGATGCAGGCGAACGCGCTGGACGAACTCCGACGAGTCGTCACTTACATGAACCAGACGACTGGATTATCCATTCCGGCTTCCGTCACGGCCATGATGACCAATCCGCCTGGGAGCAATCTCCAGCCCAGTGGACCCAACGGCAGTCCCATGCCAGTCGGAGGATCGACGGCAGTTCCTGGACAATCGTCGCCCACGTCCGCTGAATCCGGTTGTCTGGCCGGAATGCTGGCAGAGTCGCAATCGAGCAATGCAAgtgccagcagcaacagcagcagcttcgcTATCTCGGGGCTACTCAATAAGTCATCGGCGCCGGTCGGTGCACCTCCGGCAGCAGGCAAggccaccaacaacaacggtCAATAA